The Luteimonas sp. YGD11-2 genome has a window encoding:
- the greB gene encoding transcription elongation factor GreB: MGRWRPPPEKSTALITREGHERLKRELDELWRQRRPEVVRALAAAAAEGDRSENAEYTYRKKQLAEIDRRVRYLSKRLEQLRVVDEAPSDPDAVFFGARVELENAGTGELHHYRIVGPDETDARDGLISIDSPLARALLRKRLDDEVEAMLPAGPVTFVIVDVSYADGTPAQP, from the coding sequence ATGGGCCGCTGGCGCCCGCCGCCGGAGAAGAGCACCGCGCTGATCACCCGCGAGGGGCACGAACGGCTGAAGCGCGAGCTGGACGAGCTGTGGCGCCAGCGCCGCCCGGAGGTCGTGCGTGCCCTGGCGGCCGCCGCGGCCGAGGGCGACCGTTCCGAGAACGCGGAGTACACCTATCGCAAGAAGCAGCTGGCCGAGATCGACCGCCGCGTGCGCTACCTGTCGAAACGGCTGGAGCAGCTGCGCGTGGTCGACGAGGCACCCTCGGATCCCGACGCGGTGTTCTTCGGCGCCCGGGTCGAACTTGAAAACGCCGGAACCGGGGAGCTTCACCATTACCGCATCGTCGGCCCGGACGAAACCGACGCGCGCGACGGTCTGATCAGCATCGACTCGCCGCTGGCACGTGCGCTGCTGCGAAAACGCCTCGACGACGAGGTCGAGGCGATGCTGCCGGCAGGGCCGGTGACGTTCGTGATCGTCGACGTGAGCTACGCGGACGGCACCCCCGCGCAGCCCTGA
- a CDS encoding helicase HerA-like domain-containing protein, with the protein MDPILVGRSTTTAAGAPVVLQPRYGNRHGLVAGATGTGKTVTLMTLAEGFSRIGVPVFIADVKGDVAGLAMPGEDTAKLRERVAAIGIDDYRPGGCPTIFWDLYGRLGHPVRTTVSEMGPLLLSRILELNDTQAGVLDIVFKLADDRGLLLLDLADLRALLALVAEERKAVSSEYGLVSAQTVAAIQRALLRLSQDGGEAFFGEPALELHDLMRVDHTGRGVVGILAADQLVLRPRLYSTFLLWLLSELFETLPEVGDLDRPKLVFVFDEAHLLFRDAPASLRQRIEQVVRLIRSKGVGVYFCSQFPDDVPGEILGQLGNRVQHALRAFTPRDQKAVRTAAETFVANPALDVEQAIAQLGTGEALVSTLQDTGRSRAVPSPVERTLIAPPRCRMGPISEAERATLRAASPVGTKYDAAVDRESAAELLARRATMQTEAAEAPKAAERNEGGVGQRINEWLFGTSRRQGVIEAAGKQAARTITSRIVRGVLGSFPAGRR; encoded by the coding sequence ATGGATCCGATCCTCGTTGGCAGATCGACGACCACCGCCGCGGGTGCACCCGTGGTGCTGCAGCCCCGCTATGGCAACCGCCACGGCCTGGTGGCCGGTGCCACCGGCACCGGCAAGACCGTGACCCTGATGACGCTGGCCGAAGGCTTCTCGCGGATCGGGGTGCCGGTCTTCATCGCCGACGTGAAGGGCGACGTCGCCGGCCTCGCCATGCCCGGCGAAGACACCGCGAAGCTGCGCGAGCGTGTCGCTGCGATCGGCATCGACGACTATCGCCCCGGGGGCTGTCCCACGATCTTCTGGGACCTGTACGGGCGCCTGGGCCACCCGGTACGCACCACCGTCAGCGAGATGGGTCCGTTGCTGCTTTCGCGCATCCTCGAGCTCAACGACACCCAGGCCGGCGTGCTCGACATCGTGTTCAAGCTCGCCGACGACCGGGGGCTGCTGCTGCTCGACCTCGCCGACCTGCGCGCCCTGCTGGCGCTGGTGGCGGAGGAACGCAAGGCGGTTTCGTCCGAATACGGGCTGGTCAGCGCGCAGACGGTGGCGGCCATCCAGCGCGCCCTGTTGCGCCTGTCACAGGATGGCGGGGAGGCCTTCTTCGGTGAACCCGCGCTGGAACTGCACGACCTGATGCGCGTCGACCACACCGGCCGCGGCGTGGTCGGCATCCTCGCCGCCGACCAGCTGGTGCTCAGGCCACGGCTGTATTCGACCTTCCTGCTGTGGCTGCTGTCGGAGCTGTTCGAGACCCTGCCCGAGGTCGGTGACCTCGACCGGCCGAAACTGGTGTTCGTGTTCGACGAGGCGCACCTGCTGTTCCGCGATGCCCCGGCATCGCTGCGCCAGCGCATCGAGCAGGTGGTGCGGTTGATCCGCTCCAAGGGCGTCGGCGTGTACTTCTGCTCGCAGTTCCCCGACGACGTCCCCGGCGAAATCCTCGGCCAGCTCGGCAACCGCGTGCAGCACGCGCTGCGCGCGTTCACCCCGCGCGACCAGAAAGCCGTGCGCACCGCGGCGGAGACTTTTGTCGCAAACCCCGCGCTCGACGTCGAGCAGGCGATCGCGCAGCTCGGCACCGGCGAGGCGCTGGTGTCCACCTTGCAGGACACCGGGCGTTCGCGCGCGGTGCCTTCGCCGGTCGAGCGCACGCTGATCGCGCCGCCGCGCTGCCGGATGGGGCCGATCAGCGAGGCGGAACGCGCAACCCTGCGCGCGGCCAGCCCGGTCGGTACGAAGTACGACGCCGCGGTGGATCGCGAATCCGCCGCCGAACTGCTGGCACGGCGCGCGACCATGCAGACGGAAGCAGCCGAAGCGCCGAAGGCGGCAGAACGCAACGAAGGAGGCGTTGGCCAACGCATCAACGAGTGGCTGTTCGGCACCAGTCGCCGCCAGGGGGTGATCGAGGCGGCGGGCAAGCAGGCCGCGCGCACCATCACCAGCCGGATCGTGCGTGGAGTGCTCGGCAGCTTCCCCGCAGGGCGCCGCTGA
- a CDS encoding type 1 glutamine amidotransferase domain-containing protein, with product MANAKRVAILATHGYEQSELLEPRRRLKEAGFEVEVISPEKGEIRGWNEKDWGDSVAVDRVLGDANADDYDALVLPGGVINPDNLRTEADAVAFVQAFDRAGKPLAAICHGPWLLVEAGVVKGRQVTSYQSIRTDMQNAGGDWRDAGVVTDGHLITSRKPDDIPAFTDAVIRALG from the coding sequence ATGGCCAATGCCAAGCGTGTCGCCATCCTCGCCACCCATGGTTACGAGCAGTCGGAACTGCTGGAACCGCGCCGCCGCCTGAAGGAGGCCGGTTTCGAGGTCGAGGTGATCTCGCCCGAGAAGGGCGAGATCCGCGGCTGGAACGAAAAGGACTGGGGCGACAGCGTGGCGGTCGACCGGGTGCTCGGCGATGCGAATGCCGACGACTACGACGCCCTGGTGCTGCCGGGTGGCGTCATCAATCCCGACAACCTGCGCACGGAGGCCGACGCCGTCGCGTTCGTGCAGGCCTTCGACCGCGCGGGCAAGCCGCTTGCGGCGATCTGCCATGGCCCCTGGCTGCTGGTCGAGGCCGGCGTGGTCAAGGGCCGCCAGGTGACCTCCTACCAGTCGATCCGTACCGACATGCAGAACGCCGGTGGCGACTGGCGCGATGCCGGGGTGGTGACCGACGGGCACCTGATCACCAGCCGCAAGCCCGATGACATCCCGGCGTTCACCGACGCGGTGATCCGGGCGCTGGGCTGA
- a CDS encoding copper resistance protein NlpE N-terminal domain-containing protein encodes MRIAPVLLITPSAVLCLSLLAACTREPPAEPAAAAAPALATAPPAPAASAPADDPDVPPAEGVFAGTLPCDGCEEALAVDATLHLRADGGFELIERQAAGGETIEHAGVWYASDDGRAILLADDHGHGHRVFEWHGDDALRLLPDAPPVDDADPVLLVRAD; translated from the coding sequence ATGCGGATCGCGCCTGTCCTGCTGATCACCCCCTCGGCCGTCCTGTGCCTGTCGCTGCTGGCGGCCTGCACCCGCGAACCACCCGCGGAGCCCGCCGCTGCCGCCGCGCCTGCGCTGGCGACGGCGCCACCGGCACCCGCCGCCAGCGCGCCCGCCGACGACCCGGACGTCCCGCCGGCGGAGGGCGTTTTTGCCGGCACCCTGCCCTGCGACGGTTGCGAGGAGGCACTGGCGGTCGATGCCACCCTGCACCTGCGCGCCGACGGCGGGTTCGAACTGATCGAACGCCAGGCCGCGGGTGGCGAAACCATCGAGCATGCCGGGGTCTGGTACGCCAGTGACGACGGCCGCGCGATCCTGCTCGCCGATGATCACGGCCATGGCCACCGCGTGTTCGAATGGCATGGCGATGATGCGCTGCGCCTCCTGCCCGACGCACCGCCCGTGGACGATGCCGACCCCGTGCTGCTGGTGAGGGCGGACTGA
- the asd gene encoding archaetidylserine decarboxylase (Phosphatidylserine decarboxylase is synthesized as a single chain precursor. Generation of the pyruvoyl active site from a Ser is coupled to cleavage of a Gly-Ser bond between the larger (beta) and smaller (alpha chains). It is an integral membrane protein.), which produces MAFDPITPLTHVLPHRMLSGLARRLAYSENPRVRRWLIRTVVSRFGVDLAEAIESDPEAYASFNAFFTRALREGVHVADPDPRALLMPADGRVSQCGAIGHPDERGRIFQAKGRSFTAGELLGSDADAETFDGGVFATVYLSPRDYHRVHMPWTGQLRETVHVPGRLFSVGPSAVAAVPRLFARNERLVCHFDTDFGPMAMVMVGALLVSGVETIWSGVEIPKYARTVTRKDYRGRGIVIERFAEMARFNYGSTVIVLLPPGVAELSSALGPEVAVRLGQRLATRTA; this is translated from the coding sequence ATGGCCTTCGACCCGATCACCCCGCTCACCCATGTCCTGCCGCACCGGATGCTGTCGGGGCTGGCCCGGCGCCTGGCCTATTCGGAGAACCCGCGGGTCAGGCGCTGGCTGATCCGCACCGTCGTCAGCCGTTTCGGCGTGGACCTGGCGGAAGCCATCGAGTCGGACCCGGAGGCCTATGCCAGCTTCAATGCCTTCTTCACCCGCGCGCTGCGCGAAGGCGTGCACGTGGCCGATCCGGACCCGCGTGCGCTGCTGATGCCGGCGGACGGGCGCGTCAGCCAGTGCGGCGCCATCGGCCATCCGGATGAGCGCGGACGCATCTTCCAGGCCAAGGGCCGCTCGTTCACCGCCGGCGAACTGCTGGGCAGCGATGCCGACGCCGAGACCTTCGATGGCGGCGTGTTCGCCACCGTCTACCTGTCACCACGCGATTACCACCGCGTGCATATGCCGTGGACAGGGCAGCTGCGCGAGACGGTGCACGTGCCCGGGCGGCTTTTCAGCGTGGGGCCATCGGCGGTGGCGGCGGTACCGCGCCTGTTCGCGCGCAACGAACGCCTGGTCTGCCACTTCGACACCGACTTCGGGCCGATGGCGATGGTGATGGTGGGCGCGCTGCTGGTGTCCGGGGTGGAGACCATCTGGAGTGGGGTCGAGATCCCGAAATACGCACGCACCGTCACCCGCAAGGATTACCGCGGGCGCGGCATCGTCATCGAGCGTTTCGCCGAGATGGCGCGCTTCAACTACGGCTCCACGGTGATCGTGCTACTGCCTCCGGGGGTGGCCGAACTGTCATCCGCACTGGGCCCAGAGGTGGCGGTACGCCTCGGCCAGCGCCTGGCGACGCGCACCGCGTAG
- a CDS encoding aspartate-semialdehyde dehydrogenase, whose amino-acid sequence MSEQARLFNVAIVGATGAVGEAMLSILAARQFPVGRLVALASGRSAGGYVDFGDDEVLVQELAGFDPAGIDIALFSAGSDVSREYAPKFAAAGAVVIDNSSAFRQDDDVPLVVAEVNPEDIGNRPRGIIANPNCSTMQMLVALAPLHREAHIERINVATYQSVSGAGRAALEELGRQTAALLSFQTPEPEHFPVQIAFNLIPQIDEFQDNGYTREEMKLVWETRRILGDDSIQVNATAVRVPVFYGHSEAVAIETRDKLGAARARELLEAAPGVVVVDDRAPGGYPTPVTHASGNDPVYVGRIREDISHPRGLNLWVVSDNIRKGAALNAVQIAELVAGQGG is encoded by the coding sequence ATGTCAGAGCAAGCCCGTCTCTTCAACGTCGCCATCGTCGGCGCCACCGGTGCCGTTGGCGAAGCCATGCTGTCCATCCTCGCCGCGAGGCAGTTCCCGGTGGGCCGGCTGGTGGCACTCGCGTCGGGACGCTCGGCCGGCGGCTATGTCGACTTCGGCGATGACGAAGTGCTGGTGCAGGAGCTTGCGGGCTTCGATCCGGCCGGCATCGACATCGCGTTGTTCTCCGCCGGCAGCGACGTCTCGCGCGAATACGCGCCGAAGTTCGCCGCGGCCGGCGCGGTGGTGATCGACAACTCCTCGGCGTTCCGCCAGGACGACGACGTGCCGCTGGTGGTGGCCGAGGTGAACCCGGAAGACATCGGCAACCGCCCGCGGGGCATCATCGCCAACCCCAACTGCTCGACGATGCAGATGCTGGTTGCGCTGGCGCCCCTGCACCGCGAAGCGCACATCGAGCGCATCAATGTCGCCACCTACCAGTCGGTGTCGGGTGCGGGACGCGCGGCGCTCGAGGAGCTCGGCCGCCAGACCGCGGCGCTGCTGAGCTTCCAGACGCCGGAGCCGGAGCACTTCCCGGTGCAGATCGCCTTCAACCTGATCCCGCAGATCGACGAGTTCCAGGACAACGGCTACACCCGCGAGGAGATGAAGCTGGTCTGGGAGACCCGCAGGATCCTCGGCGACGACAGCATCCAGGTGAACGCGACCGCGGTGCGGGTGCCGGTGTTCTACGGCCATTCGGAAGCGGTGGCGATCGAGACCCGCGACAAGCTCGGCGCCGCGCGCGCGCGCGAACTGCTCGAGGCCGCGCCCGGCGTGGTGGTGGTCGACGACCGCGCGCCGGGCGGTTACCCGACACCAGTGACCCATGCCTCCGGCAACGACCCGGTGTACGTGGGCCGCATCCGCGAGGACATCTCGCATCCGCGCGGGCTCAACCTGTGGGTGGTGTCGGACAACATCCGCAAGGGTGCCGCGCTCAACGCCGTGCAGATCGCCGAGCTGGTGGCCGGGCAGGGCGGTTGA
- the prmB gene encoding 50S ribosomal protein L3 N(5)-glutamine methyltransferase, giving the protein MTDELHTIIDLIRYGASRFNAAGLTFGHSYDNALDEATQLTLHALHLPHDLSPVYGQTRVTLAEKEDVLGLFLRRIEERVPAAYLTGEAWFAGLSFKSDRRALVPRSPIAELILSGFEPWLGGREVRRALDLCTGSGCIGIAIAHYNPDWQVDAADISTEALSLAEENRARLLADNLRLLHSDLFSGLQGEHYELIVTNPPYVTNDETDALPREYGYEPELGLRAGDDGLDLVLKILRDAPLHLTEHGLLICEVGDSERAVNALLPELPLAWVEFKVGQMGVFVAERRDLVTHNARISALAAEREAAGAVPAAASGALF; this is encoded by the coding sequence ATGACCGACGAACTGCACACGATCATCGACCTGATCCGCTACGGCGCGAGCCGTTTCAACGCGGCCGGGCTCACCTTCGGCCACAGCTACGACAACGCGCTCGACGAGGCCACCCAGCTCACCCTGCACGCATTGCACCTGCCGCACGACCTGTCGCCGGTGTACGGCCAGACGCGGGTGACGCTGGCGGAGAAGGAGGACGTGCTGGGGTTGTTCCTGCGCCGGATCGAGGAACGCGTGCCCGCGGCCTACCTGACCGGGGAAGCCTGGTTCGCCGGGCTCAGCTTCAAGAGCGATCGTCGCGCACTGGTGCCGCGCTCGCCAATCGCCGAGCTCATCCTGTCCGGCTTCGAGCCGTGGCTGGGCGGGCGCGAGGTGCGGCGCGCGCTGGACCTGTGCACGGGCTCGGGCTGCATCGGCATCGCCATCGCGCACTACAACCCGGACTGGCAGGTCGACGCCGCCGATATCAGCACCGAGGCGCTGTCGCTGGCGGAAGAGAACAGGGCGCGCCTGCTGGCCGACAACCTGCGGCTGCTGCACTCGGACCTGTTCTCCGGGTTGCAGGGCGAGCATTACGAACTGATCGTGACCAATCCGCCCTACGTCACCAACGACGAGACCGACGCGCTGCCGCGCGAGTACGGCTACGAGCCGGAGCTCGGGCTGCGTGCCGGCGACGACGGCCTGGACCTGGTGCTGAAGATCCTGCGCGATGCACCGCTGCACCTCACCGAGCACGGCCTGCTGATCTGCGAGGTCGGCGATTCCGAGCGCGCGGTCAACGCGCTGCTGCCGGAGCTGCCGCTGGCGTGGGTGGAATTCAAGGTCGGGCAGATGGGCGTGTTCGTGGCCGAGCGCCGCGACCTGGTCACCCACAACGCGCGCATCAGTGCGCTGGCGGCCGAGCGCGAGGCTGCCGGCGCCGTGCCGGCGGCGGCGTCAGGCGCGCTGTTCTGA
- a CDS encoding transglycosylase SLT domain-containing protein: protein MSRASSCSVSPARRLPVCLLLAVAIAPAFVVADASAQSRRDRAAVEALQARMDQAELRYREAMVRVRNEEPGAAADGDAALEDMEDVMVECGRQRGCDPVTYVTTFKRLLKAGADSANVPAEGEEADPFDPDPDGMGTLPGGASVPAGAQAAALLTDGQRFATMVQFNPAVQEGIRRWLTDMRVQLLTSYENYQYMRPQMWPNFEKAGLPEALLFGILAKESNGRVHSTSRAGAAGPMQFMYATGRRFGIGPDATGFDTRYDPYAASQASAAYLTERMRELDKNIELALAGYNGGEGRARRVFNEGGVNFWDESVYRQFPPETRDYVPMVIAAAWLFLHPRRYGLEFPDVDTRPAVLALQKPASIYELTICLGSSGSAPGYMRVLRNLNPRYRADEVIPAGTQLNVTARMVNLYNRWCTRGSRAQLAHELVRSDPAHAVVRLGAVEPMRAASTTPVSATTGPAADATPAARRHRVNRGETLGRIAQRYGCDLGVLARANELRAPSYAIRPGQELTLAGCSG from the coding sequence ATGTCCCGCGCATCCAGCTGCTCCGTATCGCCCGCACGCCGTCTCCCGGTCTGCCTGCTGCTCGCCGTCGCCATTGCGCCGGCCTTCGTGGTGGCCGACGCATCCGCGCAGTCGCGTCGCGACCGCGCCGCCGTCGAGGCGCTGCAGGCGCGCATGGACCAGGCCGAACTGCGCTATCGCGAGGCGATGGTGCGGGTGCGCAACGAGGAACCGGGTGCCGCCGCGGACGGTGATGCCGCACTCGAGGACATGGAGGACGTGATGGTCGAATGCGGCCGCCAGCGTGGCTGCGACCCGGTGACCTACGTCACCACCTTCAAGCGCCTGCTCAAGGCCGGCGCCGATTCCGCGAACGTGCCGGCCGAGGGCGAGGAGGCGGATCCCTTCGATCCCGATCCCGACGGCATGGGCACGCTGCCTGGCGGTGCCAGCGTGCCGGCGGGCGCACAGGCCGCGGCGCTGCTGACCGACGGCCAGCGTTTCGCCACCATGGTGCAGTTCAATCCGGCGGTGCAGGAAGGCATCCGCCGCTGGTTGACCGACATGCGCGTGCAGCTGCTGACCAGCTACGAGAACTACCAGTACATGCGCCCGCAGATGTGGCCCAACTTCGAGAAGGCGGGGCTGCCGGAGGCGCTGCTGTTCGGCATCCTCGCCAAGGAGTCCAACGGCCGGGTGCATTCGACGTCGCGCGCGGGCGCGGCCGGCCCGATGCAGTTCATGTACGCAACCGGCCGCCGCTTCGGCATCGGCCCGGACGCCACCGGGTTCGACACCCGTTACGACCCGTATGCGGCGTCCCAGGCCAGCGCGGCCTACCTCACCGAGCGCATGCGCGAACTCGACAAGAACATCGAGCTCGCGCTGGCGGGCTACAACGGCGGCGAGGGCCGGGCGCGACGTGTCTTCAACGAGGGTGGGGTCAACTTCTGGGACGAGTCTGTCTACAGGCAGTTCCCGCCCGAAACCCGCGACTACGTGCCGATGGTGATCGCCGCGGCGTGGCTGTTCCTGCATCCGCGCCGTTACGGGCTGGAATTTCCCGACGTCGATACGCGCCCGGCGGTGCTGGCATTGCAGAAACCGGCCTCGATCTACGAACTGACGATCTGCCTGGGCAGCAGCGGCTCGGCGCCCGGCTACATGCGCGTGCTGCGCAATCTCAACCCGCGCTACCGCGCCGACGAGGTGATCCCGGCGGGCACCCAGCTCAATGTCACCGCGCGCATGGTCAACCTTTACAACCGCTGGTGCACGCGCGGCTCGCGTGCGCAGCTCGCCCACGAGCTGGTGCGCAGCGATCCCGCCCATGCGGTGGTGCGGCTGGGTGCGGTGGAGCCGATGCGCGCAGCAAGTACGACGCCCGTATCCGCCACCACCGGGCCGGCAGCGGATGCAACGCCCGCCGCGCGCAGGCATCGCGTCAACCGTGGCGAGACGCTGGGGCGCATCGCCCAGCGCTACGGCTGCGACCTTGGCGTGCTCGCCCGCGCCAATGAGCTGCGTGCGCCGTCGTATGCGATCCGTCCCGGGCAGGAGCTGACCCTGGCAGGCTGCAGCGGATGA
- the aroC gene encoding chorismate synthase has product MSNTTGQLFRVTTFGESHGPAIGCVIDGCPPGIAIAADDFAHDLARRATGRSRHTSARREDDAVEILSGVYEGLTTGTPIALLVRNTDARSRDYTAIAQQFRPGHADWSYWQKYGIRDPRGGGRASARETTMRVAAAVIARKWLRERHGVEVRGHLSRLGEHVPSAHDWAAVEANPFFWPAAADVPALEAYMDALRKSGDSVGAEVTVVADGVPPGWGEPVYGKLDAELAAAMMSINAVKGVEIGAGFAAVAQKGSEHRDVMTPQGFLGNHAGGVLGGISTGQQIVVRTAFKPTSSLRLPVQGLDVDGNVVDVVTTGRHDPCVGIRATPICEAMLALVLIDQALRHRAQCGDVGVVAPRVPPAGGV; this is encoded by the coding sequence ATGTCGAATACCACCGGCCAGCTGTTTCGCGTTACCACGTTCGGCGAATCGCATGGGCCGGCCATCGGCTGCGTGATCGATGGTTGCCCACCGGGCATCGCGATCGCCGCCGACGACTTCGCCCACGACCTCGCACGACGCGCGACCGGCCGCAGCCGACACACCTCGGCGCGCCGCGAGGACGATGCGGTCGAGATCCTCAGCGGCGTGTACGAAGGGCTGACCACCGGCACGCCGATCGCCCTGCTGGTGCGCAATACCGATGCGCGCAGCAGGGATTACACGGCGATCGCGCAACAGTTCCGCCCCGGCCATGCCGACTGGAGCTACTGGCAGAAGTACGGCATCCGCGATCCGCGCGGTGGCGGGCGTGCGTCCGCGCGCGAAACCACGATGCGCGTTGCCGCCGCGGTGATCGCACGCAAGTGGCTGCGCGAGCGCCATGGCGTCGAGGTCCGTGGCCATCTCTCGCGCCTCGGCGAACACGTGCCGAGCGCGCACGACTGGGCGGCGGTCGAGGCCAACCCGTTCTTCTGGCCGGCCGCGGCCGACGTGCCGGCGCTCGAGGCCTATATGGATGCGCTGCGCAAGTCCGGCGACTCGGTCGGCGCCGAGGTCACCGTGGTTGCGGACGGCGTGCCGCCCGGCTGGGGCGAGCCGGTGTACGGCAAGCTCGATGCCGAACTCGCCGCGGCGATGATGTCGATCAATGCGGTCAAGGGCGTGGAGATCGGCGCAGGCTTCGCGGCCGTGGCGCAGAAGGGCAGCGAGCATCGCGACGTGATGACACCGCAGGGCTTCCTGGGCAACCACGCCGGCGGCGTGCTGGGGGGCATTTCCACCGGCCAGCAGATCGTGGTCCGCACGGCGTTCAAGCCGACCTCCAGCCTGCGGCTGCCGGTGCAGGGGCTCGACGTGGACGGCAACGTGGTCGACGTGGTCACCACCGGCCGCCACGACCCCTGCGTCGGCATCCGTGCCACGCCGATCTGCGAGGCGATGCTGGCGCTGGTGCTGATCGACCAGGCGCTGCGCCATCGTGCGCAGTGCGGCGATGTCGGCGTGGTCGCACCACGCGTGCCGCCGGCCGGTGGTGTCTGA
- a CDS encoding SCO family protein gives MFSRTTIVILVFALAAGLGLLVAQKYFADSDTRPPQTQAVTLFPQPRALPPFSLQQSDGTQLVPGELQGHWTVVFIGFTFCPDVCPTTLAELGQAQRQWEDIPDAVRPRVLFVSVDPERDTPERTGEYAAAFHGDTLAATADIPALEAFTRSLSLVFMKVPGPDGAAANQYTIDHSAALAVLDPQARMAGVISPPFDPAAIAADLRLLTGSR, from the coding sequence TTGTTCAGTCGTACCACCATCGTCATCCTCGTGTTCGCGCTCGCCGCCGGCCTTGGCCTGCTGGTTGCGCAGAAATACTTCGCCGATTCCGACACGCGTCCGCCGCAGACGCAGGCGGTCACCCTGTTCCCGCAGCCGCGTGCATTGCCGCCGTTCTCGCTGCAGCAGTCCGATGGCACCCAGCTGGTGCCGGGCGAACTGCAGGGCCACTGGACCGTGGTGTTCATCGGCTTCACGTTCTGCCCCGATGTGTGCCCGACCACGCTGGCGGAGCTCGGCCAGGCGCAACGGCAGTGGGAGGACATCCCCGACGCGGTGCGCCCGCGCGTGCTGTTCGTGTCGGTGGATCCGGAACGCGACACCCCCGAACGCACCGGCGAGTACGCGGCTGCGTTCCATGGCGACACGCTCGCAGCCACCGCCGACATCCCGGCGCTGGAAGCGTTCACGCGGTCGCTCTCGCTGGTGTTCATGAAGGTCCCGGGCCCCGATGGCGCCGCGGCCAACCAGTACACGATCGATCACTCGGCCGCGCTGGCGGTGCTCGACCCGCAGGCGCGCATGGCCGGGGTGATCTCGCCGCCGTTCGATCCGGCGGCGATCGCCGCCGACCTGCGCCTGCTCACCGGATCACGCTGA